From the Thermus thermamylovorans genome, one window contains:
- a CDS encoding class I SAM-dependent methyltransferase has product MEDLFAGMAEGYEAWYETPLGAFAIAEEERALKALLPPGESLLEVGAGTGYWLRRLPYPRKVALEPSPDMLRVGRARTPEAAWVAGRGEALPFPEGSFDVVLVFTVLEFVEDVGKTLSEARRVLRRGGSLLVGILEALSPWGALYRRLGEEGVKPWSGARLLTREDLRRLLGPPEAEGEAVFLAPEARPPFGEADAAGRRAGNRPALYLGRWR; this is encoded by the coding sequence ATGGAGGACCTCTTCGCGGGGATGGCCGAGGGGTACGAGGCCTGGTACGAGACCCCCTTGGGGGCCTTCGCCATCGCCGAGGAGGAGCGGGCCCTGAAGGCCCTCCTCCCCCCCGGGGAGAGCCTCCTGGAGGTGGGGGCAGGGACGGGGTACTGGCTCAGGCGGCTTCCCTACCCCAGGAAGGTGGCCCTGGAGCCCTCCCCCGACATGCTCCGGGTGGGGCGGGCGAGGACGCCGGAGGCGGCGTGGGTGGCGGGCCGGGGGGAGGCTCTGCCCTTTCCGGAGGGGAGCTTTGACGTGGTCCTGGTCTTCACCGTGCTGGAGTTTGTGGAGGACGTGGGGAAAACCCTTTCCGAGGCGAGAAGGGTCCTGCGGCGCGGGGGAAGCCTGCTGGTGGGGATCCTCGAGGCCCTCTCCCCCTGGGGGGCCCTTTACCGCCGCCTGGGGGAGGAGGGGGTAAAGCCCTGGAGCGGGGCCCGCCTCCTCACCCGGGAGGACCTCCGCCGGCTCCTGGGCCCCCCGGAGGCCGAGGGGGAGGCGGTCTTCCTGGCCCCCGAGGCCAGGCCCCCCTTCGGGGAGGCGGACGCCGCCGGCAGGCGGGCGGGGAACCGGCCTGCCCTATACTTGGGGAGATGGCGGTGA
- a CDS encoding alpha-amylase family glycosyl hydrolase, with the protein MSWWQEAVIYQVYPRSFQDTDGDGIGDLEGIRRRLPYLKSLGVGALWLSPFYRSPMRDFGYDVADYCQVDPTFGTLEDFDRLLREAHALGLKVLLDLVPNHTSDQHPWFLESRSSRENPKRDWYIWRDPAPQGGPPNNWQSFFGGPAWTLDEGTGQYYLHLFLPEQPDLNWQNPEVREAIQEVMRFWLKRGVDGFRVDVLWLLAKDPLFRDEPGSPHWRPGLPDRARHEHPFTEDQPETYAYVREMRQVLDAFSEPGRERVMVGEIYLPLSRLVRYYRAGCHLPFNFSLITEGLPDWRPENLARLVEAYEGLLTRWDWPNWVLGNHDQPRLASRLGEAQARVAATLLFTLRGTPTWYYGDELALPGVEIPPERVQDPALRRQRDRAPTPLLPLGRDPSRTPMPWDASPRAGFSTAEPWLPLNPDWPTRNVAAQEQDPRSMLQLVRRLIALRKEPELLHGAYRTYRAAGGVYAYLRGEGWLVALNLTDRAQALDLPRKGRVVLSTHLDREEGVGETLALRPDEGAVVRLG; encoded by the coding sequence ATGAGCTGGTGGCAGGAGGCGGTGATCTACCAGGTCTACCCCCGGAGCTTCCAGGACACGGACGGGGACGGGATCGGGGACCTCGAGGGCATCCGCAGGCGGCTTCCCTACCTCAAGTCCCTGGGGGTGGGGGCCCTCTGGCTCTCCCCCTTCTACCGAAGTCCCATGCGGGACTTCGGCTACGACGTGGCCGACTACTGCCAGGTGGACCCCACCTTCGGCACCCTGGAGGACTTCGACCGCCTCCTCCGGGAGGCCCACGCCCTGGGGCTTAAGGTGCTCCTCGACCTGGTGCCCAACCACACCTCGGACCAGCACCCCTGGTTTTTGGAATCCCGCAGCTCCCGGGAAAACCCCAAGCGGGACTGGTACATCTGGAGGGATCCCGCGCCCCAGGGCGGCCCTCCCAACAACTGGCAGAGCTTCTTCGGGGGCCCCGCCTGGACCCTGGACGAGGGGACGGGGCAGTACTACCTCCACCTCTTCCTCCCGGAGCAGCCCGACCTCAACTGGCAGAACCCCGAGGTGCGGGAGGCCATCCAGGAGGTCATGCGCTTCTGGCTTAAGCGGGGGGTGGACGGCTTCCGGGTGGACGTCCTCTGGCTCCTCGCCAAGGATCCCCTCTTCCGGGACGAGCCGGGAAGCCCCCACTGGCGCCCTGGCCTCCCCGACCGGGCCCGGCACGAGCACCCCTTCACCGAGGACCAGCCGGAGACCTACGCCTACGTGCGGGAGATGCGCCAGGTGCTGGACGCGTTCAGCGAGCCCGGGCGGGAGCGGGTCATGGTGGGGGAGATCTACCTGCCCCTTTCCCGCCTGGTGCGCTACTACCGGGCGGGGTGCCACCTCCCCTTCAACTTCAGCCTGATCACCGAGGGCCTCCCCGACTGGCGGCCCGAGAACCTCGCCCGCCTGGTGGAGGCCTACGAGGGCCTCCTCACGCGCTGGGACTGGCCCAACTGGGTCCTGGGCAACCACGACCAGCCCCGCCTGGCCTCCCGCCTGGGGGAGGCCCAGGCCCGGGTGGCGGCCACCCTCCTCTTCACCCTCAGGGGCACCCCCACCTGGTACTACGGGGACGAGCTGGCCCTGCCGGGGGTGGAGATCCCCCCGGAAAGGGTGCAGGACCCTGCCCTCCGCCGCCAGCGGGACCGCGCCCCCACCCCCCTCCTCCCCCTGGGCCGCGACCCCAGCCGTACCCCCATGCCCTGGGACGCCTCCCCCCGTGCCGGCTTCTCCACGGCGGAGCCCTGGCTCCCCCTAAACCCCGACTGGCCCACCCGGAACGTGGCCGCCCAGGAGCAAGACCCCCGCTCCATGCTGCAGTTGGTGCGCCGCCTGATCGCCTTGCGGAAGGAACCCGAGCTCCTCCACGGGGCCTACCGCACCTACCGGGCGGCAGGCGGGGTCTACGCCTACCTGCGGGGGGAGGGCTGGCTGGTGGCCCTGAACCTCACCGACCGGGCCCAGGCCCTGGACCTTCCCCGGAAGGGGCGGGTGGTCCTCTCCACCCACCTGGACCGGGAGGAGGGGGTGGGGGAGACCCTCGCCCTGCGCCCGGACGAGGGGGCGGTGGTGCGGTTAGGCTAG
- a CDS encoding quaternary amine ABC transporter ATP-binding protein yields MSYIRLEEVYKVFGPRARQVVEALRQGLPPEKGRARHAVGLRGVSLEVREGELFVIMGLSGSGKSTLLRAVNRLVEPTAGRVWVGETEVTALPRGALLRFRQSTFGMVFQHFALLPHRTVLQNVAFPLELKGLPRGVREERARAWLERVGLRGYEGRYPAQLSGGQKQRVGLARALAADPPVLLMDEAFSALDPLIRREMQEELLRLQGELRKTVLFVTHDLDEALRLGDRIAILKDGAVVQVGTPEEILARPADAYVAAFVEGVSPAKVLRVEGLLREAVTVTLGREGVRAALRRMGQAGVGTAYVLDPQGRFLGVVRAERLAEALREGEAQDLSPHLEPLPALAPGQSLEEALPLFGRTPLPLPVVGEDGRFLGIVTRGRLLAALADRGGTPSKPAPPGVDSGA; encoded by the coding sequence ATGAGCTACATCCGCCTGGAGGAGGTCTACAAGGTGTTCGGCCCCCGGGCCCGGCAGGTGGTGGAGGCCCTCCGGCAGGGCCTACCCCCGGAGAAGGGCCGGGCCCGGCACGCGGTGGGGCTCCGGGGGGTGAGCCTCGAGGTGCGGGAGGGGGAGCTTTTCGTCATCATGGGGCTTTCCGGCTCGGGCAAGTCCACCTTGCTGCGGGCGGTGAACCGCCTGGTGGAGCCCACGGCGGGGCGGGTCTGGGTGGGGGAGACCGAGGTGACGGCCCTCCCCCGAGGGGCCCTCCTCCGCTTCCGCCAGAGCACCTTCGGCATGGTCTTCCAGCACTTCGCCCTCCTCCCCCATCGCACCGTGCTGCAGAACGTGGCCTTCCCCCTGGAGCTCAAGGGCCTCCCCCGCGGGGTGCGGGAGGAGCGGGCCCGGGCCTGGCTGGAGCGGGTGGGCCTCCGGGGTTACGAGGGCCGTTACCCCGCCCAGCTTTCCGGGGGGCAGAAGCAGCGGGTGGGCCTGGCCCGGGCCCTGGCCGCCGACCCCCCGGTCCTCCTCATGGACGAGGCTTTCAGCGCCCTGGACCCCCTGATCCGCCGGGAGATGCAGGAGGAGCTCCTGCGCCTGCAGGGGGAGCTCAGGAAAACCGTCCTCTTCGTCACCCACGACCTGGACGAGGCCCTGAGGCTCGGGGACCGCATCGCCATCCTCAAGGACGGGGCGGTGGTGCAGGTGGGCACCCCCGAGGAGATCCTGGCCCGCCCCGCGGACGCCTACGTGGCCGCCTTCGTGGAGGGGGTGAGCCCGGCCAAGGTCCTGCGGGTGGAGGGCCTCCTGCGGGAGGCGGTGACGGTGACCCTGGGCCGGGAGGGGGTGCGGGCCGCCCTGCGGCGGATGGGGCAGGCGGGGGTGGGGACGGCCTACGTCCTGGACCCCCAGGGGCGGTTCCTGGGGGTGGTGCGGGCCGAGCGCCTGGCCGAGGCCCTGCGGGAGGGGGAGGCCCAGGACCTCTCCCCCCACCTGGAGCCCCTGCCCGCCCTCGCCCCCGGGCAGAGCCTGGAGGAGGCCCTGCCCCTTTTTGGCCGGACCCCCCTGCCCCTGCCGGTGGTGGGGGAGGACGGGCGCTTCCTGGGCATCGTCACCCGGGGCCGCCTCCTCGCCGCCCTGGCGGATCGGGGTGGAACCCCTTCCAAGCCGGCCCCTCCCGGGGTAGACTCCGGGGCATGA
- a CDS encoding class I SAM-dependent methyltransferase, with the protein MAVKALFALYPLLQGDFRAVEKALSALEASGVAYRVFPTHTELSGEEEGVFQALKAAYLAAAEEGGTVLWALLTNACETRDPFRQPERLARFPPLEIARKALEGLEARSALDLGTGTGVFAEAFARLGLFAVGVDPRADRLEVARARVPGARFLEGRAEELPFPEGSFDLAFFGLSLHHLDPLPALREAARVAWRVAVLEWPHREEGVGPPLERRFTPEALAALFQQALGSPPRLWQEAGYLLALWERGGGGTLGEDQELPQGL; encoded by the coding sequence ATGGCGGTGAAGGCCCTCTTCGCCCTCTACCCCCTGCTACAGGGGGACTTCCGGGCGGTGGAAAAGGCCCTCTCGGCCCTGGAGGCGAGCGGGGTGGCCTACCGGGTCTTCCCCACCCACACCGAGCTCTCCGGGGAGGAGGAGGGGGTCTTCCAGGCCCTGAAGGCGGCCTACCTGGCCGCGGCGGAGGAGGGGGGTACGGTCCTCTGGGCCCTCCTTACCAACGCCTGCGAGACGAGGGACCCCTTCCGCCAGCCGGAGCGGCTGGCCCGCTTTCCCCCCCTGGAGATCGCCCGGAAGGCCCTGGAGGGCCTCGAGGCCCGAAGCGCCCTGGACCTGGGCACGGGAACCGGGGTCTTCGCCGAGGCCTTCGCCCGCTTGGGCCTCTTCGCCGTGGGGGTGGACCCTCGGGCCGACCGCCTGGAGGTGGCCCGGGCCCGGGTCCCTGGGGCCCGCTTCCTGGAGGGCCGCGCCGAGGAGCTCCCCTTCCCCGAGGGGAGCTTCGACCTGGCCTTCTTCGGCCTCAGCCTCCACCACCTGGACCCCCTCCCCGCCCTCCGGGAGGCGGCCCGGGTGGCCTGGCGGGTGGCGGTCCTGGAGTGGCCCCACCGGGAGGAAGGGGTGGGCCCTCCCCTGGAAAGGCGGTTCACCCCGGAGGCCCTGGCCGCCCTCTTCCAGCAGGCCCTGGGGAGCCCGCCCCGCCTTTGGCAGGAGGCGGGCTACCTCTTGGCCCTCTGGGAAAGGGGCGGTGGCGGGACCTTGGGGGAGGACCAGGAGCTGCCGCAAGGGCTTTGA
- a CDS encoding ABC transporter permease yields MELPLGEWVNRLVDELVWRYGEVFEGISQGLLRFILAFEAPFRALSWPWLAGGVALLAWFLSRRLSLALGLAFAVWLLAGLGLWDQAMQTLALVVAAVVLSVALGLPLGILMAKSDRFRGLMLPLLDAMQTMPSFVYLIPALLLFGLGKVPALLATVVYAAPPMIRLTDLGLRLVSREVVEAAEAYGATPWQRLLKVELPLALPNLLTGVNQTTMMALAMVVIASMIGARGLGEEVLLGIQRLDVGRGAEAGVAIVALAILMDRLTQAVGQRSLRRYREEGR; encoded by the coding sequence GTGGAGCTCCCTTTGGGCGAGTGGGTGAACCGGTTGGTGGACGAGCTGGTCTGGCGGTACGGGGAGGTCTTCGAGGGGATTTCCCAGGGGCTTTTGCGCTTCATCCTGGCCTTCGAGGCCCCCTTCCGGGCCCTCTCCTGGCCCTGGCTGGCGGGAGGGGTGGCCCTTCTGGCCTGGTTCCTGAGCCGCAGGCTATCCCTGGCCCTGGGGCTGGCCTTCGCCGTGTGGTTGCTGGCGGGCCTGGGCCTTTGGGACCAGGCCATGCAGACCCTGGCCCTGGTGGTCGCCGCGGTGGTCCTCTCCGTGGCGCTGGGCCTCCCCTTGGGCATCCTCATGGCCAAGAGCGACCGCTTCCGGGGCCTGATGCTCCCCCTGCTGGACGCCATGCAGACCATGCCCAGCTTTGTCTACCTCATCCCCGCCCTCCTCCTCTTCGGCCTGGGCAAGGTGCCCGCCCTGCTGGCCACCGTGGTCTACGCCGCCCCCCCCATGATCCGCCTCACCGACCTGGGCCTGCGCCTGGTGAGCCGGGAGGTGGTGGAGGCAGCGGAGGCCTACGGGGCCACCCCCTGGCAGCGCCTCCTCAAGGTGGAGCTGCCCCTGGCCCTCCCCAACCTCCTCACCGGGGTGAACCAGACCACCATGATGGCCCTGGCCATGGTGGTCATCGCCTCCATGATCGGGGCCCGGGGGCTGGGGGAGGAGGTGCTGCTGGGCATCCAGCGGCTGGACGTGGGCCGGGGGGCCGAGGCCGGGGTGGCCATCGTGGCCCTGGCCATCCTCATGGATCGCCTGACCCAGGCGGTGGGGCAGCGCAGCCTGCGGCGCTACCGGGAGGAGGGGCGATGA